In Carya illinoinensis cultivar Pawnee chromosome 9, C.illinoinensisPawnee_v1, whole genome shotgun sequence, the following are encoded in one genomic region:
- the LOC122277581 gene encoding uncharacterized protein LOC122277581 → MAQFITQGRLKLLFSGDGISLRFESRDPFHCKLRSVPAHMHRVGFLSSTSRFFSSSSSSSSVNNKLGHFNADARLGDDEAVHDDDGNIHHDDDFERDDLAGFRGLVLDISYRPVNVVCWKRAICLEFMEKADVLEYYDQTVNSPSGSFYIPAVLRVPHLLQVIKRRRIKSNLSRKNILYRDNYTCQYCSSHENLTIDHVLPAARGGQWKWENLVTACAKCNSKKGQKTSEEANMKLINIPKAPKDYDILAIPLTSAAIKMLKMRKGTPEEWRQYLSQPSSEP, encoded by the exons ATGGCACAGTTCATAACACAGGGACGCTTGAAGTTGCTCTTCAGTGGCGACGGGATTTCACTTAGGTTCGAATCCAGAGACCCATTTCACTGTAAGCTCAGATCGGTTCCAGCCCACATGCACAGAGTCGGGTTTCTTAGTTCTACAAGtagatttttctcttcttcttcttcttcttcatccgtGAATAACAAGCTCGGCCATTTCAATGCGGACGCGCGTCTTGGTGATGACGAGGCTgtgcatgatgatgatggtaaTATTCATCATGATGATGATTTTGAGAGAGATGATTTGGCTGGTTTTAGAGGGCTGGTCTTGGATATCTCCTACAG GCCAGTGAATGTTGTCTGCTGGAAGCGTGCTATTTGTTTGGAGTTCATGGAGAAG GCTGATGTGCTAGAATATTATGATCAGACAGTAAATTCCCCCAGTGGATCCTTCTACATACCAGCTGTCTTGAGG GTTCCCCATTTACTGCAGGTtataaagagaagaagaatcaaGAGCAATCTTAGTCGTAAAAACATACTATATCGGGACAATTACACTTGTCA GTATTGTTCTTCACATGAAAATTTAACCATTGACCATGTTTTGCCGGCTGCACGTGGTGGACAATGGAAATGGGAAAATCTG GTTACTGCTTGTGCCAAATGCAACTCAAAGAAGGGTCAAAAGACTTCAGAGGAAGCAAATATGAAGCTGATTAACATTCCAAAG GCGCCAAAAGACTATGACATACTTGCCATACCACTGACAAGCGCAGCGATAAAGATGCTGAAAATGAGAAAGGGGACGCCAGAAGAATGGCGTCAATATCTGTCACAGCCGTCTTCAGAGCCATGA
- the LOC122275053 gene encoding PHD finger protein ING2-like isoform X1 yields the protein MAIARTGVYVDDYLEYASTLPAELQRLLNTIRELDERSQSMINQTRQQTKYCLGLASQSSKKGNYNSNTNNNYYYNSNYNNQDEEVAIEKIRKDVESNQDSALSLCTEKVLLARQAYDLIDSHVKRLDEDLNNFAEDLKQEGKLAPDERVILPPLPIAPKSEKRKPIYGTTQAKRLDYRDRDWDRERDRDLELMPPPGSHRKEFAAPVDVDQPIDPNEPTYCVCHQVSFGDMIACDNENCQGGEWFHYSCVGLTPETRFKGKWYCPTCKLLPECQ from the exons ATGGCAATTGCGCGAACTGGAGTATATGTCGACGACTATTTAGAGT ACGCAAGCACATTACCCGCTGaacttcagaggcttcttaatACCATCCGAGAACTCGATGAACGGTCCCAAT CGATGATAAACCAGACGAGGCAGCAGACGAAGTACTGCTTGGGACTGGCTTCACAGAGCTCAAAGAAAGGGAACTACAATAGTAATACCAATAATAACTACTATTATAATAGCAATTATAATAATCAGGACGAGGAGGTGGCAATTGAGAAAATTCGAAAGGATGTCGAGTCGAATCAGGACAGTGCACTGAGTTTATGCACCGAAAAGGTTTTGTTAGCACGACAAGCTTATGACCTG ATAGATAGCCATGTAAAAAGACTTGATGAGGACCTGAACAATTTTGCTGAAGATCTAAAGCAAG AGGGAAAACTAGCTCCAGATGAACGGGTAATTCTACCCCCACTACCTATAGCCCCCAAAAGTGAGAAACGCAAGCCAATCTATGGAACAACTCAAGCAAAAAGGCTGGATTACAGGGATAGGGATTGGGATCGGGAGCGTGATAGGGATTTAGAACTCATGCCTCCTCCAGGAAGCCATAGAAAGGAATTTGCTGCCCCAGTGGATGTTGATCAACCTATTGATCCGAACGAACCCACCTACTGTGTCTGTCATCAG GTGTCATTTGGAGATATGATTGCTTGTGACAATGAAAAC TGCCAAGGAGGTGAATGGTTCCATTACTCCTGTGTGGGGCTGACACCGGAGACAAGATTCAAAGGAAAATGGTATTGTCCAACCTGCAAACTGTTGCCCGAATGTCAATGA
- the LOC122275053 gene encoding PHD finger protein ING2-like isoform X2, translated as MNGPNTRQQTKYCLGLASQSSKKGNYNSNTNNNYYYNSNYNNQDEEVAIEKIRKDVESNQDSALSLCTEKVLLARQAYDLIDSHVKRLDEDLNNFAEDLKQEGKLAPDERVILPPLPIAPKSEKRKPIYGTTQAKRLDYRDRDWDRERDRDLELMPPPGSHRKEFAAPVDVDQPIDPNEPTYCVCHQVSFGDMIACDNENCQGGEWFHYSCVGLTPETRFKGKWYCPTCKLLPECQ; from the exons ATGAACGGTCCCAAT ACGAGGCAGCAGACGAAGTACTGCTTGGGACTGGCTTCACAGAGCTCAAAGAAAGGGAACTACAATAGTAATACCAATAATAACTACTATTATAATAGCAATTATAATAATCAGGACGAGGAGGTGGCAATTGAGAAAATTCGAAAGGATGTCGAGTCGAATCAGGACAGTGCACTGAGTTTATGCACCGAAAAGGTTTTGTTAGCACGACAAGCTTATGACCTG ATAGATAGCCATGTAAAAAGACTTGATGAGGACCTGAACAATTTTGCTGAAGATCTAAAGCAAG AGGGAAAACTAGCTCCAGATGAACGGGTAATTCTACCCCCACTACCTATAGCCCCCAAAAGTGAGAAACGCAAGCCAATCTATGGAACAACTCAAGCAAAAAGGCTGGATTACAGGGATAGGGATTGGGATCGGGAGCGTGATAGGGATTTAGAACTCATGCCTCCTCCAGGAAGCCATAGAAAGGAATTTGCTGCCCCAGTGGATGTTGATCAACCTATTGATCCGAACGAACCCACCTACTGTGTCTGTCATCAG GTGTCATTTGGAGATATGATTGCTTGTGACAATGAAAAC TGCCAAGGAGGTGAATGGTTCCATTACTCCTGTGTGGGGCTGACACCGGAGACAAGATTCAAAGGAAAATGGTATTGTCCAACCTGCAAACTGTTGCCCGAATGTCAATGA
- the LOC122275986 gene encoding protein SINE1-like, whose product MGRNLSPILRQELANLDKDADSRKSAMKALKSYVKDLDSKTIPLFLAQVSENKGTGSLSGECTISLYEVLARVHGVKIVPLIDSIMTCIISTLASSAGSFPLQQACSKVVPAIARYGIDPTTTEDKKRHIIHSLCKPLSDALLGSQECLTSGAALCLKALVDSDNWRFASDEMVNKVCQNVAGALEEKSTQTNSHMGLVMVLAKRNGLIVEAYARLLTQSGLQILSAGVAEGNSQKRLLAIQMVNFLMKSLDPRSIFSELELIIEEMEKCQSDRMAYVRGAAFEALQTARKISAMKGLNFENGPGSITGSNFSRREHRRNLCSAGDRSPSSASPESQTLDSFIGYDSLGETPISMRQVPRNSDYDRRSVNRKLWSYENGGVDVSLKDGLFSEIVQGSPMSNTHSLNDEYAYNGEYHAEEFSGFLPRNPRSGISRSTTSSPQRSRTRIDVENIKIFKTPRKLICSLQDPNDGNPEIFQKQGRRFRSLSSSNIQWSPSAKYDQNCFSHDLNYNGKENGGPESVSSTDNVLTDADLRASQEAVPDNKNPIQRAGVRKPALKFVCGLLFASLALFTPLVWINTQDEGYHLVPT is encoded by the exons ATGGGTCGGAATCTTAGCCCAATACTACGGCAAGAGTTGGCAAATCTTGATAAAGATGCTGACAGTCGTAAATCGGCAATGAAAGCGCTGAAATCTTATGTGAAAGACTTGGACTCCAAGACAATTCCACTTTTTCTTGCCCAGGTTTCTGAAAATAAGGGAACTGGTTCTTTGTCTGGGGAGTGCACGATTTCACTATATGAAGTTCTTGCCCGTGTTCATGGTGTCAAAATTGTTCCTTTGATAGAtagtatcatgacatgcataaTCTCGACCTTAGCTTCAAGTGCTGGGTCTTTTCCTCTGCAACAGGCTTGTTCGAAAGTGGTTCCGGCCATTGCACGATATGGGATTGACCCAACTACCACCGAAGACAAGAAGAGACATATAATTCATTCGCTTTGTAAGCCTCTTTCTGATGCTCTCTTGGGTTCGCAAGAGTGCCTGACTTCAGGGGCTGCCCTTTGCTTAAAGGCTCTTGTGGATTCTGATAATTGGAGATTTGCTTCAGATGAGATGGTTAATAAGGTCTGTCAAAACGTTGCTGGTGCTTTGGAAGAGAAATCCACTCAGACCAATTCACATATGGGTCTCGTGATGGTTCTAGCAAAGCGTAATGGTTTGATTGTGGAAGCATATGCAAGACTGTTAACACAATCTGGATTGCAGATATTGAGTGCTGGGGTTGCAGAGGGAAATTCCCAGAAACGTTTGTTGGCAATTCAAATGGTGAATTTCTTGATGAAGAGCTTGGATCCCAGGAGCATATTCTCTGAGCTTGAGTTGATAATTGAGGAGATGGAGAAGTGTCAATCTGATAGAATGGCGTATGTCAGAGGTGCTGCTTTTGAAGCTTTGCAAACTGCAAGAAAAATATCTGCCATGAAgggtttgaattttgagaatGGTCCGGGTTCAATAACCGGGTCAAATTTTAGTAGGAGAGAGCATAGGAGGAATTTGTGTAGTGCTGGTGATAGATCTCCTTCATCTGCATCGCCTGAATCACAGACTCTGGACTCCTTTATTGGATATGATTCATTGGGTGAGACGCCCATTTCAATGAGACAGGTTCCTCGGAATTCTGATTATGATCGTAGGAGTGTCAACCGGAAGCTTTGGAGTTATGAGAATGGAGGGGTTGATGTGTCTCTTAAGGATGGTTTGTTCTCAGAGATTGTTCAGGGAAGTCCAATGTCTAATACGCACTCGTTGAATGATGAATATGCTTATAATGGTGAATACCATGCAGAGGAATTTTCCGGCTTCTTGCCCAGAAATCCTAGAAGTGGAATTTCGAGAAGCACTACAAGTAGTCCCCAG AGGTCTCGCACTCGTATCGATGTTGAAAACATAAAGATCTTCAAGACTCCAAGGAAACTCATTTGCTCTCTTCAGGATCCAAATGATGGTAACccagaaatttttcaaaaacaaggCAGAAGGTTCAGAAGTCTATCCTCGAGCAATATTCAGTGGAGCCCATCTGCCAAATATGACCAAAATTGTTTTTCACATGACCTGAACTATAATGGCAAAGAAAATGGAGGTCCTGAATCAGTTTCATCAACTGATAATGTTCTCACTGATGCTGATTTGCGAGCGTCCCAGGAAGCTGTTCCCGACAATAAGAATCCAATTCAAAGGGCTGGTGTTCGAAAGCCTGCTTTAAAATTCGTCTGTGGGCTTCTTTTTGCTTCACTTGCACTGTTTACTCCGCTAGTTTGGATCAATACTCAGGATGAAGGCTACCATCTCGTTCCGACTTGA